Proteins encoded within one genomic window of Bombina bombina isolate aBomBom1 chromosome 1, aBomBom1.pri, whole genome shotgun sequence:
- the LOC128666016 gene encoding syndecan 4-B: MNRIVLLVAMLLSAVAAESIRETETMDPRGIFNSFEGSGSLPDDEDFKDPDDYTEELDSEEYDSSEDFSGSGDIDDFDTDTTLKTPTVTLGNRIPEDDGGSRIKKLNVDDNKLNGNDIITFENGLKYGDLNPSNEIPMPITAKDGLFQRAEVIAVVVAGGLVGLIVAVLIIVFLYMRTCNANKNPNDPVKKPIYTKAPVCEA; encoded by the exons ATGAATCGGATTGTGTTGCTCGTTGCCATGCTGCTGTCTGCAGTTGCAGCAGAGTCG ATAAGAGAAACAGAGACTATGGACCCAAGAGGTATTTTTAACAGCTTTGAGGGGTCTGGCTCATTGCCAGATGATGAGGATTTTAAGGACCCCGATGACTATACTGAGGAATTGGATAGCGAAGAATATGATTCTTCTGAAGACTTTTCTGGTTCTGGAGATATAG aTGACTTTGATACGGATACAACTTTGAAAACTCCAACT gTAACACTGGGCAACAGAATTCCTGAAGATGATGGTGGATCCCGTATAAAGAAATTAAATGTTGATGATAACAAACTAAATGGCAATGACATAATCACTTTTGAAAATGGCCTTAAATATGGAGACCTCAATCCTTCAAATGAAATTCCAATGCCCATTACAGCTAAAGATGGCCTCTTCCAAAGAGCAGAAGTTATCGCTG TTGTCGTTGCTGGTGGACTTGTCGGCTTAATTGTTGCAGTGCTCATTATTGTGTTCCTGTATATGCGTACATGCAATGCTAATAAAAATCCAAATGACCCTGTCAAGAAACCTatctacactaaagcaccagtatgCGAAGCATAA